In Desulfobacter hydrogenophilus, the genomic stretch TGTCCGATACCCCGGATGCCGTGCCTGCTGTGGCTGTGACAGCCGCATTTGCAGAAGGCACCACCCGGATTACCAATATCGCCCATCTTCGGGTTAAGGAGTGCGACCGCATTGATGTCGTGTGTTCCCAGCTCACCAAGATGGGAATTAAAGCGGTGCAGGGGCCCGATTTTATGGAAATTACCGGCGGCACACCCCATGGCGCAGTCATTGAGACCTTTAACGACCATCGCATTGCCATGGCCTTTGCGGTTGCAGGCCTTAGGGTGGACGGCATGGAAATTGAAAACCCCGTGTGCGTGGAAAAATCATTCCCCACATTCTGGCAACTTTTTGACGCCCTGTAAAAAAGGAGAAACCATGGATCCCATTTTTCTTATCGGATACCGATGTACAGGTAAAACCAGTACAGGAAAGTATCTTGCCGATTTTTTGAACAAAACATTTTTGGATACGGATCTGGTTTTGGAGTCAACTTACGACACCACCATTGCACAGATGGTGGCCCGGTACGGCTGGCCTTATTTCAGGGCAAAAGAAACTGAAACGCTGATGAACCTGGATTTGGAAAACGCGCCTGTTATAGCCACGGGCGGTGGGATCATCCTTGCAGAAGAAAACAGACAGTTTTTAAAAGAGAACGGGGTGGTTGTATATCTTTATGCCACGGCATCTGTTTTGACAGCCAGAATCCGCAAAGATGAAAATAACACCGAGCGACGACCGGACCTTACCCGTGACAGCCTATCCCTTGAAACCCAGAAAATGCTTGAAATCAGAACTCCATTGTACCAGGCCCTTGCCGCTATATCCATTAACACAGAAGAATACGCTCCCAAAGCTGCGGCGTTTCAAATCATGGCCGAACTTGACCCGCAGTCCGGGAATCCATGATGCGTTGTTATTTAAATACCGGGATTGATCCGGCTTTTAACCTTGCTGCCGAACAATACTTACTGGAAAATGCAAGTGAAGACTGTTTCATGCTCTGGCGCAATCATAATACAATTGTTGTCGGCAGAAACCAGAACACCTTATCTGAAATTAATTCTGAATTTGTCAGAAAACACGACATCAACGTGGTTCGACGCATAACCGGCGGCGGGGCGGTTTACCATGATCTGGGCAATGTCAATTTTACGTTCATCAAGGTGGGTGTGCAGGCAAAAAAAATTGATTTTTCCTCCTATACCCGTCCGATTCTTGAGTATCTCAATCAACTGTCTGTGCCGGCCAGGCTTGACGGTCGCAATGACCTGATCGTGGACGGGCTTAAAATTTCCGGAAATGCCCAGCATATCCACAAAAACCGGGTACTACACCACGGCACCCTGCTTTTTGATGTGGACCTGGAAATGTTGGCCACCGTACTTTTGGTGGACCCTGAAAAATACAGGGACAAGGCCGTGCAATCCATTCGAAGCCGGGTAACTAATATCAGAAAATATCTTTTGGGTCATCCAACGGTTGAGCAATTTATGGAAAATCTTGGCCGGTATATGCAAGAAGCCCATCATGCTGTAATGACAACGCTCAGTGATGATGATTTGAAACGGATTAATGACCTTGCCGAAAAAAGATACCGGCAGTGGAACTGGAATTTTGGTGACTCCCCGGCTTATGATTTTTCCAGACCTACCCGCACCCCCGGCGGCACCATTGATATCCGGATGAAAGTAAAAGACGGAACAATTCAAGGCATTCGCATTTTCGGCGATTTTTTTGGAATTGATCCTGTCAGTGATATGGAAAAGCGGCTTACGGGATGCCGCCATGACCCCCAATCCATCAAAAAGATATTGAATGCCGTTGACATAGAGCGCTATATTAAAGATGTGACCATTGATCATCTGGTCCATTCCATGTTTTGAATATTTAAAAGGAGGATTTTTCATGGATATAATAACCCATCAATTAATAGACAATGAGCTGTGCGGA encodes the following:
- the aroL gene encoding shikimate kinase AroL, giving the protein MDPIFLIGYRCTGKTSTGKYLADFLNKTFLDTDLVLESTYDTTIAQMVARYGWPYFRAKETETLMNLDLENAPVIATGGGIILAEENRQFLKENGVVVYLYATASVLTARIRKDENNTERRPDLTRDSLSLETQKMLEIRTPLYQALAAISINTEEYAPKAAAFQIMAELDPQSGNP
- a CDS encoding lipoate--protein ligase, translating into MMRCYLNTGIDPAFNLAAEQYLLENASEDCFMLWRNHNTIVVGRNQNTLSEINSEFVRKHDINVVRRITGGGAVYHDLGNVNFTFIKVGVQAKKIDFSSYTRPILEYLNQLSVPARLDGRNDLIVDGLKISGNAQHIHKNRVLHHGTLLFDVDLEMLATVLLVDPEKYRDKAVQSIRSRVTNIRKYLLGHPTVEQFMENLGRYMQEAHHAVMTTLSDDDLKRINDLAEKRYRQWNWNFGDSPAYDFSRPTRTPGGTIDIRMKVKDGTIQGIRIFGDFFGIDPVSDMEKRLTGCRHDPQSIKKILNAVDIERYIKDVTIDHLVHSMF